Part of the Myxococcus xanthus genome is shown below.
TCTCCGCGCTGCTCGCGTCCTACTCCGGTTGGATGCCCACCCGCCTGACGATGTCGCGCGCGCAAAAGGACGCAGCCTTCCTCCACTGCCTGCCCGTGCGCCGCAACGTCGAAGTGGCCGATGAGGTTCTGGACCACCCGAGCAGCCGCGTCGTAGACGAGGCCGGCAATCGCTACCACGTCCAGCGGGCGCTGCTGCACTGGATGCGTTCGCGCTGAGCGGCCCCTCCGCATTCTTCCTTTCCTGACTTCGAGGTCTCACGTGCCCCTTTCGCCCGACCCCTACTCCGCGCTTCGCCACGCGGCGAAGTACGTGCAGCAGTTCCGCCGCAAGACGTTCGTGGTGAAGCTCGGCGGCGCCATGCTCAGCGACCCGCGTCTGCGCCGCGCCGCCTGCGAGCAGATTGCCCTTCTGTGGACCTTCTCCATCCGCCCCGTCGTGGTACACGGCGGCGGTCCGGAGCTGGACACGCTGTGTGACGCCCTCCACCTTCCGGTGGAGAAGGTGGCCGGCCGCCGCGTCACCTCCGCGCCCGTGCTGGACGCGGCGAAGATGGTGCTCGCGGGCAAGCTGCACACGGACCTGCTGGCGGACCTCCAGGCGGCGGGCGTGCCCGCGGTGGGCCTGAGCGGCGTGGACGCCGGCCTCATCAAGGCACGCAAGCGCCCGCCCGTCATGGTGACGGAAGCCGGTGCCACCGAGGGCAAGCTGGTGGACTACGGCCTGGTGGGTGACATCGAGCAGGTGGACACCCGCGTGGTGGAGCACCTGCGCTCGGCCGACTACGTGCCCGTCATCGCCCCCCTGTCGGGTGGCACGGACGGCGCCGTGTACAACACCAACGCGGACACCGTGGCCGCGGCGCTGGCGGTGGCGCTGTCCGCCGAGAAGCTCTTCTTCCTGGTCCAGGTTCCGGGCCTGCTGAAGAACGTGAGCGACCCGTCGTCGCTCGTCACGCTGGCCAACCTCACGGACCTGGCCACCATGGAGAGCACCGGCGCCATCGCGGGCGGCATGAAGCCCAAGGCGCACGCCATCCGCCACGCGCTCGTGGGCGGCGTGGGCAGCGTGCACCTGGTCAGCGGCGTGCAGCCCAACGCGCTCCTGGAGGAGGTCTTCACCAACGAGGGCAGCGGCACCATGGTCGTGCGGGAGAACGCGCAGAAGCCCGCGGGGGCGGTGGGATGACGGCGGCGGAGCTGCTCCAGGCGCTGGTGGCCATCCCCAGCGTGTCAGGTGACGAGGGCCGCATCGCGGACACGGTGTCCGGGTGGGCGGAAGGCTGGGGCGCGCGCGTCCAGCGGCAGGGCCACAACGTGTGGTTCTCCGTGGGGAGCGGGCCGCGCCGGCTGCTCATCAACTCGCACCTGGACACGGTAAAGCCGTGCGCCGGATGGACGTACGAGCCCCACGCGCCCGTGTGGCGCGAGGACCGCCTGTACGGCCTGGGCAGCAATGACGCCAAGGGGTGCGTGACGGGCATGCTGCTCGCCGCGCGGACCCTGCTGACCGAAGGCGCGCCCACGGGCGCTGAAGTCGTGTTCGCGTTCACCGCGGAGGAAGAGACGGGAGGCCAGGGGCTGGGAACGCTGTTGCCCAAGCTGGGCCCGCTGGACGCCGCCATCGTCGGCGAGCCCACCAGCCTCAAGCCCTGCACCGCCCAGCGCGGCATGCTGCTGCTTCGCTGCACCGCGCACGGCAAGAGCGCGCACGTCGCGCACGCGCACGCCACGGAGGCCGTCAACGCCATCCACCTGGCCGCGACGGACATCGCGGTGCTGGCCGAGCTGCGCTTTCCGTCCCACCCGCTCCTGGGCGAGGCCCGGGCGCAGGTGACGCAGGTGTCGGGTGGCCTGGCGCGCAACCAGGTGCCGGACCGGTGTGAGTTCTTCGTGGACCTGCGCACCACGCCGGGCATGGAGCACGCGATGGTGGCCCGGCAGGTGGCGGGCGCGTTGAAGAGCGAAGTGAAGGTCCATTCGGAGCGCTACCTACCGAAGGCGACGTCGGCGGAGCAGCCCATCGTCCGCGCGGCGGTGGCCGCGTCGGGCGCGCAGCCGGTGGGCTCCAGCACGGCGTCGGACTGGGCCTTCCTGGGGGACATCCCCGCGGTGAAGGTGGGCCCTGGCGACACGCTGCGCAGCCACCTGGCGGACGAATTCATCA
Proteins encoded:
- the argB gene encoding acetylglutamate kinase produces the protein MPLSPDPYSALRHAAKYVQQFRRKTFVVKLGGAMLSDPRLRRAACEQIALLWTFSIRPVVVHGGGPELDTLCDALHLPVEKVAGRRVTSAPVLDAAKMVLAGKLHTDLLADLQAAGVPAVGLSGVDAGLIKARKRPPVMVTEAGATEGKLVDYGLVGDIEQVDTRVVEHLRSADYVPVIAPLSGGTDGAVYNTNADTVAAALAVALSAEKLFFLVQVPGLLKNVSDPSSLVTLANLTDLATMESTGAIAGGMKPKAHAIRHALVGGVGSVHLVSGVQPNALLEEVFTNEGSGTMVVRENAQKPAGAVG
- a CDS encoding M20 family metallo-hydrolase: MTAAELLQALVAIPSVSGDEGRIADTVSGWAEGWGARVQRQGHNVWFSVGSGPRRLLINSHLDTVKPCAGWTYEPHAPVWREDRLYGLGSNDAKGCVTGMLLAARTLLTEGAPTGAEVVFAFTAEEETGGQGLGTLLPKLGPLDAAIVGEPTSLKPCTAQRGMLLLRCTAHGKSAHVAHAHATEAVNAIHLAATDIAVLAELRFPSHPLLGEARAQVTQVSGGLARNQVPDRCEFFVDLRTTPGMEHAMVARQVAGALKSEVKVHSERYLPKATSAEQPIVRAAVAASGAQPVGSSTASDWAFLGDIPAVKVGPGDTLRSHLADEFITRAELEAGAAFYTQLVRGYFEEAARG